The following are encoded in a window of Brevibacillus sp. DP1.3A genomic DNA:
- the ytxC gene encoding putative sporulation protein YtxC, translating to MQTFRVLLENVPEHCDTYRAIVNEMTERVNTAPVRITYREQEENGYLLFYFQSWCETEYDAQTIEWARAFVALTLAEWVIQVKEPKIMEEMAADLLAAEQMETEWAEIFPYIQRMCQEVELDGRELLTATTRKANVYRNVFTYLEWERTINVLGFVRFRLQEHWNELFELVETGIDEYLEDKQYQEFVELLRYFIAVQETKQEVVHVVPSVDKPFHLYDKKGDRLWLEQLDTVLNMDEQKCRDEDYLVSALVTLAPESIVLHMASEKPGLAQTIRSIFDSRLVTCHSCSLCLSERRVLDGNNPSKL from the coding sequence ATGCAGACGTTTCGCGTATTGCTGGAGAATGTCCCTGAGCATTGTGACACGTATCGGGCTATCGTAAATGAGATGACGGAGCGGGTCAACACTGCACCGGTGCGCATTACATACAGGGAGCAAGAAGAGAATGGATACCTCTTGTTCTACTTTCAAAGCTGGTGTGAGACTGAGTATGACGCGCAGACCATCGAGTGGGCGAGAGCCTTCGTTGCTCTTACATTAGCCGAATGGGTCATTCAGGTGAAGGAACCGAAAATTATGGAAGAAATGGCCGCTGACTTACTCGCTGCCGAACAGATGGAGACAGAGTGGGCAGAGATTTTTCCTTATATTCAACGTATGTGCCAAGAAGTCGAGCTTGATGGCAGGGAACTGTTAACGGCTACAACACGCAAGGCAAACGTATATCGCAACGTTTTCACCTATTTGGAGTGGGAGAGAACAATCAACGTCTTGGGCTTCGTCCGGTTTCGACTACAGGAACATTGGAACGAGCTATTCGAACTCGTGGAAACTGGCATTGATGAATATCTGGAAGACAAGCAATACCAAGAGTTTGTCGAGTTGTTGCGCTATTTCATTGCTGTACAGGAAACCAAGCAGGAAGTCGTTCATGTCGTTCCTAGTGTGGACAAACCTTTCCATCTTTATGATAAAAAAGGGGATCGGCTTTGGCTTGAACAGTTGGATACCGTTCTGAACATGGACGAACAAAAATGCAGGGACGAGGATTATTTGGTCAGTGCTTTGGTTACACTGGCTCCTGAGAGTATCGTGCTCCATATGGCTTCCGAAAAGCCTGGGCTTGCACAGACGATCCGCAGTATTTTTGACAGTCGGCTCGTTACTTGCCACTCTTGTTCGCTTTGTCTATCCGAGCGACGTGTACTTGACGGGAATAATCCCTCTAAACTATAA
- a CDS encoding YqaA family protein produces MLEHITQLFMQYGMWGLVAMAFLDSFISPIPPFFMQIAMSLLDPGSAIQFATVAFTASVLGAPIGFLLGRWLGKPLLHKILPEKWVIVATEKFAKNGDAAVLIGAFTPIPFKVFTVLSGVFNYSLTKLMFYAIIGRGLKFYLIGTLFYLYGKHAKVLIDEYFEITLLAIATVVAAIWFIWSMRRKRYA; encoded by the coding sequence ATGCTCGAACATATCACACAGCTATTCATGCAATATGGGATGTGGGGACTTGTTGCCATGGCATTTTTGGACTCATTTATTAGTCCGATTCCTCCGTTTTTTATGCAAATTGCGATGAGTCTGCTCGATCCAGGCTCAGCGATTCAGTTTGCAACAGTAGCCTTTACTGCTTCCGTCCTCGGCGCCCCCATCGGATTTTTGTTGGGGAGATGGCTGGGAAAACCACTTTTGCACAAGATTCTCCCTGAAAAATGGGTGATTGTAGCGACGGAAAAATTCGCAAAAAACGGGGATGCTGCCGTACTGATCGGAGCTTTTACCCCCATTCCTTTCAAGGTTTTCACTGTGCTCTCTGGCGTATTCAATTACTCGCTGACCAAGCTGATGTTTTATGCGATCATCGGGCGGGGATTGAAGTTTTATTTGATTGGCACCTTGTTTTATTTGTACGGAAAACACGCAAAGGTTCTGATCGATGAATACTTTGAGATCACGCTGCTGGCGATCGCAACAGTGGTTGCTGCGATCTGGTTTATTTGGAGTATGCGCCGCAAGCGGTATGCGTAA
- the mqnC gene encoding cyclic dehypoxanthinyl futalosine synthase, which translates to MIDSILERALAGERLGLEDGLALFASNEIEKIGHYANLVMQKHHPEPIATFVISRNVNYTNVCDTYCRFCAFYRRPGSSEGYVLPKETIFQKIQETVDVGGTEILMQGGTNPDLKLDYYTDLLREIKQRFPHITMHSLSVAEVMKIAEVSNMSVEEVLKELKAAGLDSLPGAGGEILDDRTRQKISRLKGSWTEWIDTQKAAHRAGLPGTATMVIGFGEEMEERVLSLLRIRDAQDETGGFKAFIVWTFQPDNTNMKAVNNTPEEYLKTLAISRLMLDNIKNFQSSWVTMGPHYGQLSLSYGANDFGQTMMEENVVSAAACTYKVNTNQILELIRGAGKIPAQRNTQYDILRVFKDGEMAERDFVMQN; encoded by the coding sequence ATGATCGATTCTATATTGGAACGTGCTCTCGCAGGTGAACGACTGGGTCTCGAAGACGGTCTGGCTTTGTTTGCGAGCAATGAAATCGAAAAGATCGGACATTACGCCAATCTGGTCATGCAAAAGCATCATCCAGAACCGATTGCGACTTTTGTCATCAGTCGCAACGTCAATTACACGAACGTATGTGACACGTATTGCCGTTTTTGTGCCTTTTACCGTCGCCCGGGCTCTTCTGAAGGATACGTTCTCCCCAAAGAAACGATTTTCCAAAAAATTCAGGAGACCGTGGACGTTGGCGGTACAGAAATCTTGATGCAAGGCGGTACCAATCCGGATCTGAAACTGGATTATTATACTGACCTCTTGCGTGAGATCAAGCAGCGCTTCCCGCATATTACGATGCACTCTCTGTCTGTAGCGGAAGTGATGAAAATCGCGGAAGTTTCCAACATGTCTGTCGAGGAAGTGCTGAAAGAGCTGAAGGCAGCGGGTCTCGATTCCTTGCCGGGAGCGGGTGGCGAAATCCTCGATGATCGTACACGTCAGAAGATTTCCCGCTTGAAGGGTTCTTGGACTGAATGGATTGATACTCAAAAAGCCGCACACCGTGCAGGCTTGCCAGGTACAGCTACCATGGTAATTGGTTTTGGGGAAGAGATGGAAGAGCGTGTACTGTCCCTTCTGCGAATTCGTGATGCACAAGATGAGACAGGCGGCTTCAAAGCGTTTATCGTCTGGACCTTCCAGCCGGACAACACCAACATGAAGGCTGTCAACAATACGCCAGAGGAATACTTGAAAACACTGGCAATCAGCCGCCTTATGCTGGATAATATCAAAAACTTCCAATCCTCCTGGGTGACGATGGGCCCGCATTACGGTCAGCTTTCTCTCTCTTATGGAGCGAACGATTTCGGTCAAACGATGATGGAAGAAAACGTTGTTTCCGCAGCGGCATGTACGTACAAGGTAAACACGAACCAAATTTTGGAGCTCATTCGCGGCGCAGGCAAAATCCCTGCACAGCGCAACACACAGTATGACATTCTGCGCGTTTTCAAAGACGGCGAGATGGCAGAACGTGATTTTGTCATGCAAAACTAA
- a CDS encoding cell wall hydrolase: MAVIKANSSDVDMLARLIRAEAEGEGELGMLMVGNVGVNRILGNCLDFKNIRSMRDMVYQSPGGFEAIQKPYFYQRAREKDRRLAQRAVNGEKTRPASNALWFYRPAGNCPPTWWDQQNSGRYKAHCFFVPTPADCPRVY, translated from the coding sequence ATGGCCGTCATCAAAGCGAACTCCAGTGATGTCGATATGCTTGCCAGACTGATTCGGGCCGAGGCTGAGGGTGAAGGTGAGTTGGGTATGTTGATGGTTGGCAACGTTGGGGTAAATCGGATTTTAGGTAACTGCCTTGACTTCAAAAACATTCGCAGCATGCGTGACATGGTCTATCAATCTCCGGGAGGATTCGAAGCGATCCAGAAGCCGTATTTCTATCAACGGGCCAGGGAAAAAGACAGAAGACTGGCACAGCGCGCAGTCAATGGAGAGAAAACCCGCCCCGCGAGCAACGCATTGTGGTTCTACCGTCCTGCCGGAAACTGTCCTCCTACTTGGTGGGATCAACAAAACTCCGGTCGCTATAAGGCACACTGCTTCTTCGTTCCAACACCAGCAGATTGCCCACGCGTCTATTAA
- a CDS encoding acyl-CoA dehydrogenase family protein: MSDLQTSIDQRTYSDNIPHPRTPQAQNFFKADPNLDYLLERYLPASMHEWARQQLSWLGTQVAGPIDERAAYTDREGKPRLRKYNRLGEDISEIITNEGYKETIAEVYGAGIVSYLYQDIPELGRKAPYSYSFFMGYLVSQSEPGFYCPVTLSMSAAYLIDRYGSEEQKEQYLTGLTSRDRTRLYEGATWLTERQGGSDVGANLTVAEPVTGRPGVYRLTGEKFFASNAGAFVATVLARIDEEKPGTKGLGLFLVPWIKPDNERNHIQVRRLKDKLGVNAVPSAEILLNGAEGYLIGEPQNGFKYMAEALNLSRICNAIASIGIMRRAFYEARYYAEQRRAFGNPIDQYPMVKEMLVSLLMDTEVSTGAVFDMIAVYDRLQSHSASKEDNALARLLIPLLKYRTGEEAVESTHTAIEIHGGNGYIEEYVTPRLLRDAQVLTVWEGTSNILALDILRVMQKENSHEAFSRLLRERIAGWKHAFSQTYAELIRTELAILEENIAYLMQQTHDYVTYKLKTLADHMVDLYTLSCIVSEAEDQVTREGNARKYILAKLYAEKHFHSQEKRGIQADSLLDVQFFTQLVEYQFVSVEDWAQQSAIVQTR, translated from the coding sequence ATGAGTGATTTGCAAACGAGCATCGATCAGCGAACATACAGCGACAACATCCCGCACCCGCGTACGCCACAGGCGCAAAACTTTTTCAAAGCAGATCCCAACCTCGATTATTTGCTGGAACGTTATCTCCCTGCTTCCATGCATGAATGGGCCAGACAGCAGTTGAGCTGGTTAGGTACGCAAGTGGCAGGACCCATCGATGAGCGTGCCGCCTATACAGACAGAGAAGGAAAGCCGAGATTGCGCAAGTACAATCGACTGGGCGAGGACATTTCTGAGATCATTACCAATGAAGGCTATAAGGAAACAATAGCAGAAGTTTACGGAGCAGGCATCGTCAGCTACTTGTATCAAGACATTCCTGAGTTGGGCAGAAAAGCGCCGTATAGCTATTCCTTTTTCATGGGCTATCTCGTGAGTCAGTCTGAGCCGGGCTTCTATTGCCCTGTCACCTTGTCGATGTCAGCTGCTTATTTAATTGACCGCTATGGCAGCGAAGAACAAAAGGAGCAGTACCTGACAGGACTGACCTCTCGTGATCGCACTCGCCTGTATGAAGGGGCTACTTGGCTGACGGAGAGACAGGGTGGTTCGGATGTCGGTGCGAATTTGACTGTAGCAGAGCCAGTAACAGGTCGGCCTGGTGTGTACCGATTGACAGGAGAAAAGTTTTTTGCGAGCAATGCTGGAGCATTTGTTGCGACTGTTTTGGCGAGAATCGATGAGGAGAAACCGGGGACAAAAGGGCTCGGACTGTTTTTGGTGCCTTGGATAAAGCCTGACAACGAACGCAATCACATCCAGGTCCGCCGCCTGAAAGATAAGCTGGGCGTCAACGCCGTACCATCTGCGGAGATACTGTTGAACGGAGCAGAGGGCTATTTGATCGGGGAGCCTCAGAACGGCTTCAAGTACATGGCAGAAGCCCTGAATCTGTCTCGCATTTGCAACGCGATTGCTTCGATCGGGATCATGCGTCGAGCTTTTTACGAAGCGAGGTATTACGCCGAGCAACGTCGTGCATTCGGGAATCCAATCGATCAGTACCCGATGGTAAAAGAAATGCTGGTGAGCCTCTTAATGGATACGGAGGTCAGCACGGGTGCGGTGTTTGATATGATTGCTGTTTATGATCGCTTGCAGTCTCATTCAGCGAGCAAAGAGGATAACGCGCTTGCTCGCCTGCTGATTCCTTTGCTGAAATATCGTACAGGGGAAGAGGCTGTCGAATCGACTCATACCGCAATTGAAATTCATGGCGGTAACGGTTATATCGAGGAATACGTAACACCGCGTCTGTTGCGTGATGCGCAAGTTTTGACCGTATGGGAAGGCACCTCGAATATACTCGCACTCGATATTTTGCGTGTGATGCAAAAAGAAAACAGCCACGAAGCGTTTAGCAGATTGCTTCGGGAGCGCATAGCTGGCTGGAAGCATGCCTTTTCACAGACGTACGCCGAGTTGATTCGGACAGAACTGGCCATCCTAGAGGAAAATATCGCCTATCTCATGCAACAGACCCACGATTATGTAACGTACAAATTAAAAACGCTCGCGGACCATATGGTAGATTTGTACACCTTATCATGCATCGTCAGTGAAGCAGAGGATCAGGTGACGCGTGAGGGAAATGCCCGCAAATACATTTTGGCAAAGCTGTATGCCGAAAAGCATTTCCATTCACAAGAAAAGCGGGGGATTCAAGCCGATTCTTTGCTGGATGTACAGTTCTTTACCCAACTGGTGGAATATCAGTTTGTCAGCGTTGAAGATTGGGCCCAACAGTCCGCTATTGTTCAGACCCGATAA
- the eis gene encoding enhanced intracellular survival protein Eis: protein MEEIRPVSIDDIDEVVRIAAMSYPGSNLLGAESRQRFAERVRETIENDPHVSYHGCYRDGRLAGIMKWYDFPMNVHGTPLLTGGIGMVAVDLLHKKEKVAMTMLQGFLSSYRERGISLVSLYPFRVDFYKQMGFGIGTKVHQYKFKPSSLPFVGKDKIVYIGKEDKEELSACYHRIARQTHGMIKRTDREWDRLLDGPEMITVGYKKEGRLSGYLVFQFQSAHEKNKLFNNIEVRELQYESREALAQLLSFLRSQADQIQRIEFTTHDEDFHLLLSDPGNGTDSILWSIYHESHVSGVGLMYRIIDVPGFFRQLSHHRFGSETVNVKLTIRDSFLPENEGTWVIKFVDGRPELGEAVEPDVSVQLDISNFSSLVMGVVTAQKLYQYGQLELDAPEKLLILDRLFAVPEKPRSVTTF from the coding sequence ATGGAGGAGATTCGACCGGTTTCAATTGACGATATCGATGAGGTCGTTAGGATTGCAGCGATGAGCTACCCTGGAAGCAATCTACTGGGTGCAGAGAGCAGACAGCGATTTGCCGAACGCGTAAGGGAGACGATCGAAAACGACCCACATGTCAGCTACCACGGATGCTACCGTGATGGAAGACTAGCGGGTATAATGAAATGGTACGATTTTCCTATGAATGTTCACGGTACACCGCTTTTGACTGGCGGTATTGGGATGGTCGCCGTAGACCTTTTGCATAAAAAGGAAAAAGTGGCCATGACGATGCTGCAAGGTTTTCTTTCCAGCTATCGGGAGCGGGGAATCTCGCTGGTCTCTCTCTATCCGTTTCGTGTTGATTTTTACAAGCAAATGGGTTTTGGAATAGGGACCAAGGTTCACCAATACAAGTTCAAGCCGTCCAGCCTGCCGTTTGTAGGCAAGGACAAAATCGTCTATATAGGAAAAGAGGACAAAGAAGAACTGTCTGCTTGCTATCACCGAATCGCCCGTCAAACACATGGCATGATCAAGCGAACAGATCGAGAGTGGGATAGACTCCTCGATGGTCCTGAAATGATTACCGTCGGCTACAAAAAGGAAGGGAGGCTAAGCGGCTATCTCGTTTTCCAGTTCCAGAGCGCCCATGAAAAAAACAAACTCTTCAACAACATAGAAGTAAGAGAGCTTCAGTATGAGAGCCGCGAAGCACTTGCACAACTGCTCTCTTTCCTGCGTAGCCAGGCCGATCAGATTCAACGGATCGAATTTACGACGCATGACGAAGATTTTCACTTGTTGCTATCTGATCCAGGCAATGGAACGGATTCGATATTGTGGAGCATTTATCATGAGAGCCATGTATCTGGAGTCGGTTTGATGTATCGGATCATTGATGTGCCGGGATTTTTCCGTCAGTTGTCCCACCACCGTTTTGGTTCGGAAACGGTAAATGTAAAGCTGACGATCCGCGATTCGTTCCTGCCTGAGAATGAAGGAACATGGGTCATCAAGTTTGTCGATGGACGTCCGGAATTAGGAGAGGCAGTGGAGCCTGACGTTTCGGTACAGCTAGATATTTCGAATTTTTCTTCGCTCGTGATGGGGGTAGTAACTGCCCAAAAACTGTATCAATACGGCCAATTGGAGCTGGATGCTCCAGAAAAGCTTCTGATTTTGGATAGGCTGTTCGCTGTTCCTGAGAAGCCGCGAAGTGTGACTACCTTCTAG
- a CDS encoding DUF2087 domain-containing protein, producing the protein MSLHEAFWSASLQEWKQGYIEQDEHFMCLLCGEQVEKGIIYPVEGVLYEASRFMRHHIEATHGSVFTHLSQLDKRLTGLSDHQVNLLRLFYQGKTDTEVQNEMGIGSASTIRNHRFALKEKERQAKVFLVMMELLHEADKNQSSNDAKSSKQKNTSKDGDAAEYAAIVKKFLPNGLSGRLERFPRKHKHKLILLEEISKKFELDRFYTEREVNEILEGLYDDYVTLRRYLVDVGLMDRQADGSQYWRIAVENEGEERGAQQMNRKQELKQMYKEVETDAGVYQIKNKQNDKVFIASTNNLKTINGRKFMLQHGSHPNRELQKDWDKYGSDAFEIEVLEKVEKKDHPYFDGKDALEKLEDKWMKKLAPYGDRGYHVQKDPS; encoded by the coding sequence ATGAGTCTTCATGAAGCATTCTGGAGCGCTTCCCTTCAAGAGTGGAAGCAAGGTTACATCGAACAAGACGAACATTTTATGTGTTTGCTCTGTGGGGAACAGGTGGAGAAAGGAATTATTTATCCAGTGGAGGGTGTCCTGTATGAAGCGTCCCGCTTTATGCGCCATCATATCGAGGCTACGCACGGTTCTGTCTTTACTCACCTGAGCCAGTTGGATAAACGATTGACGGGCTTGTCTGATCATCAGGTTAATTTGCTTCGCCTCTTTTACCAGGGCAAGACAGATACTGAGGTTCAAAATGAAATGGGGATCGGCAGTGCATCGACGATCCGTAATCACCGCTTTGCACTCAAGGAAAAAGAACGTCAGGCCAAGGTGTTCCTGGTCATGATGGAGTTACTGCATGAAGCGGATAAAAATCAATCGTCCAACGATGCCAAATCAAGCAAGCAAAAGAATACCTCGAAAGATGGCGATGCCGCAGAGTATGCCGCGATCGTAAAGAAATTCTTGCCGAATGGACTATCAGGTCGATTAGAACGATTCCCGCGCAAGCACAAGCATAAACTCATTCTCCTCGAAGAGATTTCTAAAAAATTTGAGCTCGATCGTTTCTACACCGAGCGGGAAGTGAATGAGATTTTGGAAGGTCTCTACGATGATTATGTGACCTTGCGGAGATATTTAGTCGATGTTGGTTTGATGGATAGACAGGCGGACGGGAGTCAATATTGGCGGATCGCTGTGGAAAATGAAGGAGAGGAACGGGGAGCGCAACAGATGAATCGCAAGCAAGAGCTCAAACAGATGTACAAGGAAGTAGAAACCGATGCAGGCGTTTATCAAATTAAGAACAAGCAAAATGACAAAGTGTTCATCGCGAGCACGAATAACCTAAAAACGATCAACGGTAGGAAGTTCATGCTTCAGCATGGCTCGCATCCTAATCGTGAGCTGCAAAAAGACTGGGATAAATACGGTTCGGACGCTTTTGAAATCGAAGTACTAGAAAAGGTTGAGAAGAAAGACCATCCGTATTTTGATGGAAAGGATGCACTGGAAAAACTCGAAGATAAATGGATGAAAAAGCTGGCGCCATATGGTGATCGAGGCTATCACGTGCAAAAAGATCCATCCTAG
- the gerQ gene encoding spore coat protein GerQ, whose translation MSQQMPYTGYPQQQYGYDMYPSAQFPYGIPQQQQQMIQQQQPQLVPMQPSGSLIPGMPITPGQVMEESYIENILRLNRGKVITVYQTFENNSQWNAKIFRGVLETAGRDHIIISDPQTGKRYLLLMVNTDYITADEELNYIPPQLPTGVR comes from the coding sequence ATGAGTCAACAAATGCCTTACACTGGTTACCCTCAACAACAATACGGATACGACATGTACCCATCCGCACAGTTTCCATACGGCATACCTCAGCAACAGCAGCAGATGATTCAGCAGCAGCAACCTCAACTGGTTCCGATGCAGCCAAGCGGATCCTTGATTCCTGGAATGCCCATTACTCCTGGGCAAGTGATGGAAGAATCGTACATCGAAAACATCCTTCGCCTGAATCGAGGCAAGGTCATTACGGTGTACCAAACGTTTGAAAACAACAGCCAATGGAACGCCAAAATTTTCCGTGGCGTCCTCGAAACAGCTGGCCGCGACCACATCATTATCAGCGATCCGCAAACCGGCAAACGCTATTTGCTCCTCATGGTCAACACCGATTACATCACCGCGGACGAAGAGTTAAATTACATTCCGCCTCAGCTTCCAACAGGAGTTCGGTAA
- a CDS encoding class I adenylate-forming enzyme family protein translates to MNVSALLTANGRKYPDKSALIAGDVEISFSQWDTRSTQWACHLQELGIEQGDRVVMLMPNCPEFAIFYVAVIRSGALVVPINARSTQEEVRHICEHAGAKALLVHDALVPIVNEWVLQTPQLVAIKTGVSQGNWHGIADWDANDVSFDKMKALSSQPYLANMNEDSEVSILYTSGTTGRPKGVLYTHRSLLTVAKMMSIELTMTHHSRILHLMPLSHSAPLHLFFIAGLMLGATQVMALTFSPQLLLDLVQQHRITHFFGAPVAYLLTMKHPEFTAYDLSSIEHWMYGGAPLSKEMASVMEGAYGRNKLACVYGLTEAGPTGMCLLHREHPDKIGSIGNRGVLFAEMEVVNERGERCASGEAGEIRLRGEGTMKGYYNDPVATAETIRDGWVYTGDIARVDEDGFLWMIDRKKDVMITGGVNVYPKEIEQLLERHPSIGEVAVVGLPHPEWGETVTAYVVLKPGVDTNREWLEEIQGFLRGHLADYKLPRQVNIVPALPRNTSGKVLKHVLRDVSSQKEVELR, encoded by the coding sequence ATGAACGTATCAGCTCTGCTCACAGCAAACGGAAGGAAATACCCTGACAAGTCCGCGCTGATTGCAGGAGATGTAGAGATCAGCTTTTCACAGTGGGACACACGCTCTACTCAGTGGGCTTGCCATTTGCAAGAGCTTGGCATCGAGCAAGGGGATCGGGTTGTCATGCTGATGCCCAATTGCCCGGAGTTTGCCATTTTTTACGTCGCCGTCATTCGTAGTGGTGCCCTCGTCGTACCGATCAATGCGCGCTCAACCCAAGAAGAAGTACGACATATATGTGAACATGCCGGTGCAAAGGCACTTCTTGTTCATGATGCCCTCGTACCTATCGTGAATGAGTGGGTCCTTCAAACGCCACAGCTTGTGGCAATCAAAACAGGTGTGAGTCAAGGGAATTGGCATGGAATCGCTGACTGGGATGCCAATGACGTGTCTTTTGATAAAATGAAGGCGCTTTCTTCGCAGCCTTATTTGGCGAACATGAACGAAGATAGCGAGGTCAGCATCCTGTATACTTCTGGTACGACTGGACGCCCTAAAGGGGTGCTTTATACACATAGAAGCTTATTGACTGTCGCGAAAATGATGTCGATTGAACTGACGATGACTCATCATTCGCGAATTTTGCATTTGATGCCACTGAGTCATTCGGCTCCCCTCCATCTCTTTTTCATTGCAGGGCTTATGCTTGGCGCCACCCAGGTAATGGCCTTGACCTTCTCGCCGCAGCTTCTTTTGGATTTGGTGCAGCAGCATCGGATTACGCATTTCTTCGGAGCGCCAGTGGCGTATTTGCTGACGATGAAGCATCCCGAGTTTACGGCGTACGATTTGTCTTCCATCGAACATTGGATGTATGGCGGGGCTCCTCTGTCCAAAGAGATGGCTTCGGTTATGGAAGGGGCTTATGGACGCAATAAACTGGCGTGCGTCTACGGGTTGACGGAGGCAGGGCCGACCGGAATGTGTCTTCTGCATCGAGAGCATCCGGACAAAATCGGCAGTATAGGCAATCGAGGTGTATTGTTCGCCGAAATGGAGGTTGTAAACGAGCGAGGAGAGCGATGCGCCAGTGGCGAAGCGGGCGAAATTCGCTTGCGCGGAGAAGGGACAATGAAAGGATACTACAACGATCCAGTGGCTACAGCAGAAACCATACGCGATGGTTGGGTGTACACTGGTGATATTGCACGCGTGGATGAGGATGGATTTCTGTGGATGATTGATCGCAAAAAAGACGTGATGATTACAGGCGGGGTAAACGTCTACCCTAAGGAAATCGAGCAGTTGTTGGAGCGTCATCCGTCGATTGGCGAGGTAGCTGTTGTAGGTTTGCCACATCCTGAGTGGGGTGAGACGGTTACGGCCTATGTGGTTCTGAAACCAGGAGTTGATACCAATCGAGAGTGGCTAGAGGAAATCCAAGGCTTTTTGCGTGGTCATCTCGCCGATTACAAGCTCCCGCGACAGGTGAATATCGTTCCTGCGCTGCCGCGGAACACGAGCGGAAAAGTCCTGAAGCATGTATTGCGTGATGTCAGTTCCCAAAAGGAAGTGGAACTACGATGA
- a CDS encoding MerR family DNA-binding transcriptional regulator, which produces MSREGIQKEESWTISDLAQQLDVSTRTIRYYEELGLIFPSRTEKGSRHYNRKDRARLRLILRGKRFGFSLDQIREMIELFDEDRSGRAQLMRTIEYGNQKLAEIDEKIMELRQLREDILVYKQNFEQKLLEENEEEKR; this is translated from the coding sequence ATGAGCAGAGAAGGAATACAGAAGGAAGAATCGTGGACCATCTCTGATCTTGCTCAACAATTAGATGTCAGCACCAGAACGATTCGGTACTACGAAGAGCTCGGCTTGATTTTTCCCAGTCGGACAGAGAAGGGAAGCAGGCACTATAACCGCAAGGACCGTGCCAGGCTGCGACTCATTCTGCGAGGGAAGCGATTCGGATTTTCGTTGGATCAGATTCGCGAAATGATTGAGCTGTTCGACGAGGACCGTTCAGGTCGTGCGCAGCTTATGCGAACGATTGAGTACGGCAACCAAAAGCTGGCTGAGATCGACGAGAAAATCATGGAACTCCGACAACTGAGAGAAGACATTCTCGTCTACAAGCAAAACTTTGAACAAAAATTGCTTGAAGAAAATGAGGAGGAGAAACGATGA
- a CDS encoding PilZ domain-containing protein: protein MPGRSEGHQREFFRLRLEYALCADMTIVLVKGKTMEIGSTQVLIEDIGAGGLRFLSHLKMPANDQLVLQFATELCGQALKMYGHVVRTIPWETDYYEYAVRFTMEEEQHLEINRLVNRLAIRYRQNRTATEGRFFKGDRLAFLKELAQASLAMRASEA, encoded by the coding sequence ATGCCAGGTAGATCAGAGGGGCATCAACGTGAATTTTTTCGCTTACGTCTAGAATACGCCCTCTGTGCAGACATGACTATTGTGCTGGTCAAAGGGAAAACCATGGAGATTGGGAGCACGCAGGTATTGATCGAGGATATCGGGGCAGGTGGACTTCGTTTTCTCTCTCATCTCAAAATGCCGGCAAATGACCAGCTCGTTCTGCAGTTTGCGACGGAATTGTGCGGACAGGCTCTGAAAATGTACGGACACGTAGTCCGCACGATTCCGTGGGAAACGGACTATTACGAATACGCTGTACGGTTTACTATGGAAGAGGAACAACATCTGGAGATTAATCGCTTGGTAAACCGATTGGCGATCCGCTATCGGCAGAATCGGACAGCAACAGAAGGACGTTTCTTTAAAGGTGATCGTCTGGCATTTTTAAAAGAGTTGGCTCAAGCAAGTCTTGCGATGCGAGCCAGTGAAGCATAG